In Malaclemys terrapin pileata isolate rMalTer1 chromosome 10, rMalTer1.hap1, whole genome shotgun sequence, the following are encoded in one genomic region:
- the RMI2 gene encoding recQ-mediated genome instability protein 2 — translation MAGEPRSPPVKVLAAQLRQCRRAAGGPWLLGREEAGQGPLAVPVVWMQGTVLAVEAGGARGGSARLQDESGPFTVLGVERVPKGRPCLSAGKYVMVMGLVHSCSPEPILQAVKMTDLSDNPIHRSMWSFEVEDLHRNIS, via the exons ATGGCAGGGGAGCCGCGCAGCCCGCCGGTGAAGGTGCTGGCCGCCCAGCTGAGGCAGTGCCGGCGGGCCGCGGGCgggccctggctgctgggacGGGAGGAGGCCGGGCAGGGCCCGCTGGCGGTGCCGGTGGTGTGGATGCAGGGCACGGTGCTGGCGGTGGAGGCCGGGGGCGCCCGGGGCGGCTCGGCCCGGCTGCAGGACGAGAGCGGCCCCTTCACGGTGCTGGGGGTGGAGCGGGTCCCCAAAGGGCGGCCGTGCCTCAGCGCAG GAAAGTATGTAATGGTGATGGGCTTGGTACACTCCTGCAGTCCAGAGCCTATTCTTCAAGCTGTGAAGATGACTGATCTTTCTGATAATCCTATACACAGGAGCATGTGGAGTTTTGAAGTGGAGGATTTGCACAGAAACATTTCTTAG